In a single window of the Streptacidiphilus sp. P02-A3a genome:
- a CDS encoding coenzyme F420-0:L-glutamate ligase, producing MSGFEVRGISGIPEVAAGDDLAALVLAGIEGSGIDGGLRDGDVLLVTSKIVSKAEGRVVLADDREAAIDAETVRVVARRGRARIVENRQGLVMAAAGVDASNTPAGTVLLLPEDPDASARALRKRLHELTGTRIGVVVTDTFGRPWRNGLTDVAIGAAGVEVLEDHRGRTDSHGNELALTVTATADELAAAADLAKGKTSGRPAAVVRGLGQVVTEEDGPGIRPLIRAAADDMFRLGTSEAVREAVTGRRTVRRFTDEPVDGGAVRRAVAAAATAPAPHHTTPWRFVLLESPEVRTRLLDAMLAAWSRDLRELDGWSEQRVATRVRRGDVLRDAPYLVVPCLVMDGSHDYPDARRAAAEREMFVVALGAAVQNLLVTLAGEGLGSAWVSSTMFCRDTVREVLELPPGWDPMGAVAVGRPAEPAPERPARDPEAFITVR from the coding sequence ATGAGCGGCTTCGAGGTGCGCGGGATCAGCGGCATCCCGGAGGTCGCGGCCGGGGACGACCTGGCCGCGCTGGTGCTGGCCGGGATCGAGGGCAGCGGCATCGACGGCGGGCTGCGCGACGGCGACGTGCTGCTGGTGACCTCGAAGATCGTCAGCAAGGCCGAGGGCCGGGTGGTCCTGGCCGACGACCGGGAGGCGGCGATCGACGCGGAGACGGTGCGCGTGGTCGCCCGCCGGGGCCGGGCCAGGATCGTCGAGAACCGGCAGGGCCTGGTCATGGCCGCCGCCGGGGTGGACGCCTCGAACACCCCGGCCGGGACGGTGCTGCTGCTGCCCGAGGATCCGGACGCCTCGGCCCGGGCGCTGCGCAAGCGGCTGCACGAGCTCACCGGGACCCGGATCGGGGTGGTGGTCACCGACACCTTCGGGCGGCCGTGGCGCAACGGGCTGACCGACGTGGCGATCGGCGCGGCCGGGGTCGAGGTCCTGGAGGACCACCGGGGCCGTACCGACTCGCACGGCAACGAGCTGGCGCTGACGGTCACCGCGACCGCCGACGAGCTGGCGGCGGCGGCCGACCTGGCGAAGGGCAAGACCTCCGGACGCCCGGCGGCCGTGGTCCGCGGCCTCGGCCAGGTGGTGACCGAGGAGGACGGCCCGGGCATCCGCCCGCTGATCCGCGCGGCGGCCGACGACATGTTCCGCCTCGGCACCTCGGAGGCGGTCCGCGAGGCGGTCACCGGGCGCCGCACGGTCCGCCGGTTCACCGACGAGCCGGTGGACGGCGGCGCCGTGCGCCGGGCCGTCGCCGCGGCGGCCACCGCGCCCGCGCCGCACCACACCACCCCGTGGCGCTTCGTGCTGCTGGAGTCGCCGGAGGTCAGGACCAGGCTGCTGGACGCGATGCTGGCCGCCTGGAGCCGGGACCTGCGGGAGCTCGACGGCTGGAGCGAGCAGCGGGTGGCCACCCGGGTACGGCGCGGGGACGTCCTCCGCGACGCCCCGTACCTGGTGGTCCCGTGCCTGGTGATGGACGGCTCGCACGACTACCCGGACGCCCGGCGGGCCGCCGCCGAGCGGGAGATGTTCGTGGTGGCGCTGGGCGCGGCGGTGCAGAACCTGCTGGTCACCCTCGCCGGGGAGGGGCTCGGTTCGGCCTGGGTGTCGTCCACCATGTTCTGCCGGGACACCGTCAGGGAGGTGCTGGAGCTGCCGCCCGGCTGGGACCCGATGGGCGCGGTCGCGGTCGGCCGCCCGGCCGAACCGGCGCCGGAGCGGCCCGCCCGCGACCCGGAGGCCTTCATCACCGTGCGCTGA
- the cofD gene encoding 2-phospho-L-lactate transferase, with amino-acid sequence MRIVVLAGGIGGARFLRGLKQAVGPGADITVIGNTGDDIHLFGLKVCPDLDTVMYTLGGGIHEEQGWGRSEETYAVKSELKAYGVGPEWFGLGDKDFATHIVRTQMLGAGYPLSAVTEALCDRWQPGVRLIPMSDDRVETHVLIEEPDAEAGQGGRKAVHFQEFWVKLHASVPALGIIPVGAETAKPAPGVLEALAQADVIILPPSNPVVSVGTILAVPGIRAAVAGASAPVVGLSPIIGGAPVRGMADKVLAAVGVETSAAAVARHYGGRAAADGGRGTGLLDGWLVDESDAAAVAEVEAAGIPCRAVPLWMTDLDTTAAMARAALALAEEVRRA; translated from the coding sequence ATGCGCATCGTGGTACTGGCCGGAGGAATCGGCGGCGCGCGCTTTCTGCGCGGCCTCAAGCAAGCGGTCGGCCCCGGGGCCGACATCACCGTCATCGGCAACACCGGGGACGACATCCACCTGTTCGGGCTGAAGGTCTGCCCCGACCTGGACACCGTGATGTACACCCTCGGCGGCGGCATCCACGAGGAGCAGGGCTGGGGCCGCTCCGAGGAGACCTACGCCGTCAAGTCGGAGCTGAAGGCGTACGGCGTCGGTCCGGAGTGGTTCGGGCTCGGCGACAAGGACTTCGCGACCCACATCGTGCGGACCCAGATGCTGGGCGCGGGCTATCCGCTGAGCGCCGTCACCGAGGCGCTGTGCGACCGGTGGCAGCCGGGGGTGCGGCTGATCCCGATGTCGGACGACCGGGTGGAGACCCACGTCCTGATCGAGGAGCCGGACGCCGAGGCCGGTCAGGGCGGCCGGAAGGCGGTGCACTTCCAGGAGTTCTGGGTGAAGCTGCACGCCTCCGTGCCCGCGCTGGGGATCATCCCGGTCGGTGCGGAGACCGCCAAGCCCGCGCCGGGCGTGCTGGAGGCCCTCGCCCAGGCCGATGTGATCATCCTCCCGCCGTCGAACCCGGTCGTCAGCGTGGGGACGATCCTGGCGGTGCCCGGGATCCGCGCGGCCGTCGCCGGGGCGTCCGCGCCGGTGGTCGGGCTCTCGCCGATCATCGGCGGCGCGCCGGTGCGCGGCATGGCCGACAAGGTACTGGCCGCGGTCGGGGTGGAGACCTCGGCCGCCGCCGTCGCCCGGCACTACGGCGGCCGGGCCGCGGCCGACGGCGGCCGGGGTACCGGCCTGCTCGACGGCTGGCTGGTGGACGAGTCGGACGCGGCGGCCGTCGCCGAGGTCGAGGCGGCCGGGATCCCCTGCCGGGCGGTGCCGCTGTGGATGACCGACCTGGACACCACCGCCGCCATGGCCCGCGCCGCGCTGGCGCTGGCCGAGGAGGTACGCCGGGCATGA
- a CDS encoding cell wall metabolism sensor histidine kinase WalK, whose protein sequence is MNSYLVMAAYAAAGAAAAGLLGWPVIVLLRRRSLALALFTVAFVTALSLSASTIAVARAMLLMRHDYAVVTIVLAMGCLVSLIVAALLSRQVVAGSRALTQAARTVGSDAGFTAPARPLSSELSALSAELAATSARLAQSRERERALEASRRELIAWMSHDLRTPLAGLRAMAEALEDGVAEDPPRYHSRIRTEVDRLTGMVDDLFELSRIQAGALTLTLSRVSVYDLVGDAIAGAHPLARERGVHLVGDRVAPAPVEVDSREITRVLGNLLINAIRSTPVDGTVAVAARREAGQVVVSVTDGCGGIDEQDLARVFETGWRGGSARTPRSPATAPAGAVQHHGDTGAGLGLAIVRGIVEAHAGRASVRNVGGGCCFEIALPAAAPTA, encoded by the coding sequence GTGAACAGCTACCTGGTGATGGCCGCCTACGCCGCCGCCGGGGCCGCGGCGGCCGGGCTGCTCGGCTGGCCGGTGATCGTGCTGCTGCGCCGCCGTTCGCTGGCACTGGCGCTGTTCACCGTCGCCTTCGTCACCGCGCTGTCGCTGAGCGCCAGCACCATCGCCGTGGCCCGGGCGATGCTGCTGATGCGCCATGACTACGCGGTGGTCACCATCGTGCTGGCGATGGGCTGCCTGGTGTCGCTGATCGTCGCCGCGCTGCTCAGCCGCCAGGTGGTGGCCGGCAGCCGGGCGCTCACCCAGGCCGCCCGTACCGTCGGCAGTGACGCCGGATTCACCGCCCCGGCGCGGCCGCTCAGCTCGGAACTGTCCGCGCTGAGCGCCGAGCTCGCGGCCACCAGCGCCCGGCTGGCGCAGTCCCGGGAGCGCGAGCGGGCGCTGGAGGCCTCCCGCCGGGAGCTGATCGCCTGGATGTCGCACGACCTGCGGACCCCGCTGGCCGGGCTGCGGGCGATGGCGGAGGCGCTGGAGGACGGGGTGGCCGAGGACCCGCCGCGCTACCACTCGCGGATCCGGACCGAGGTGGACCGGCTCACCGGCATGGTCGACGACCTGTTCGAGCTGTCCCGGATCCAGGCCGGGGCGCTCACCCTCACCCTGTCCCGGGTGTCCGTCTACGACCTGGTCGGGGACGCCATCGCCGGGGCTCACCCGCTGGCCCGGGAGCGCGGGGTGCACCTGGTCGGCGACCGGGTGGCGCCCGCGCCGGTGGAGGTCGACAGCCGGGAGATCACCCGGGTCCTCGGCAATCTGCTGATCAACGCGATCCGGTCGACCCCGGTGGACGGCACGGTCGCGGTCGCCGCGCGGCGCGAGGCGGGGCAGGTGGTGGTGTCGGTGACCGACGGCTGCGGCGGCATAGACGAGCAGGACCTGGCCCGGGTGTTCGAGACCGGCTGGCGCGGCGGCAGCGCCCGCACCCCGCGCAGCCCGGCCACCGCCCCGGCCGGGGCGGTGCAGCACCACGGGGACACCGGTGCCGGGCTCGGGCTCGCCATCGTGCGCGGGATCGTGGAGGCGCACGCGGGGCGCGCGTCCGTCCGCAACGTGGGTGGCGGCTGCTGTTTCGAGATCGCCCTGCCCGCCGCCGCGCCCACCGCCTAG
- a CDS encoding response regulator transcription factor: MTRILVVDDDPTVAEVVVGYLRRAGYSVDRAEDGAAALERVAEARPDLLVLDLMLPEVDGLEVCRRLRADRATRALPIVMLTARGDEHDRILGLELGADDYVTKPFSPRELTLRIQSVLRRSASPPPPPSPEPLHAGDLTLDPAARRAHRSGRELALTLREFDLLAFLLRHPGTAFGREELMRSVWGWDFGDLSTVTVHVRRLREKVEDDPAAPRLITTVWGVGYRFDPTDGEADPTDGESNGEGNGEGNGERSPV; encoded by the coding sequence GTGACCCGCATCCTGGTCGTCGACGACGACCCCACTGTCGCCGAGGTCGTCGTCGGCTACCTGCGCCGCGCCGGCTACTCGGTGGACCGCGCCGAGGACGGCGCCGCCGCCCTGGAGCGCGTCGCCGAGGCCCGGCCCGACCTGCTGGTGCTCGACCTGATGCTGCCGGAGGTCGACGGCCTGGAGGTCTGCCGCCGCCTGCGCGCCGACCGGGCCACCCGCGCACTGCCCATCGTCATGCTCACCGCCCGAGGCGACGAGCACGACCGGATCCTCGGCCTGGAACTCGGCGCCGACGACTACGTCACCAAACCCTTCTCGCCGCGCGAGCTGACGCTGCGCATCCAGTCGGTGCTGCGGCGCAGCGCCAGCCCGCCGCCACCGCCCTCGCCGGAGCCGCTGCACGCCGGGGACCTCACCCTCGATCCGGCGGCCCGGCGCGCCCACCGAAGCGGACGCGAGCTGGCGCTGACCCTGCGCGAGTTCGACCTGCTGGCCTTCCTGCTGCGGCACCCGGGCACCGCCTTCGGCCGCGAGGAGCTGATGCGCAGCGTCTGGGGCTGGGACTTCGGCGACCTGTCCACGGTCACCGTGCACGTCCGCAGGCTGCGGGAGAAGGTCGAGGACGATCCCGCCGCGCCGCGGCTGATCACCACCGTCTGGGGCGTCGGCTACCGCTTCGACCCGACGGACGGCGAGGCCGACCCGACGGACGGCGAGAGCAACGGCGAAGGCAACGGCGAAGGCAACGGCGAGCGGAGCCCGGTGTGA